The Vicinamibacteria bacterium nucleotide sequence GAAGGCGTTCGAGGCGTTGCGCTTGCTGACGTGAATGGTAACCGGTCCGTCGGGTTCCGGAAACCGGAGAGACTCGGAGAAAGTCCGGTTGGCCTCGCGGGCCTCGGCGGTGGTTTCCCATTCCCCGTAGATGGAGCTGAAGCCACGCGAGTACAGGACCTCGTTGGATTTGGGGTCCACGACCTCGAAGAAGTATTTGCCGCGGTTCGTTGTGTCGAGCGGCCGGTCGGGGTTACCAGGCCACTCGAGCGGCTCGACGACCACGCGATGCAGACTGAACAGCTCGGTACCGATATTGCCGGTGTGATAGGTGTCGACTCGCATCGTTCTCGGGGTTTCGGCCGCCGATGAGAAGTCCGCCGCCCCGAGCCAAACGAGCTGTACACAGACGAGAATGAGGTTCGATTGGAGTCTTCCATTCCTTATCATCATCATCGCCAACATACGTCAGTGCCTTCCTAATGTCTGTCGTGCCTCGAAGAGAGCCAAGCCTCGGCGCGAGCGTAGCTTTCCTTGTGCCTCGGTGTCCAGAACCGACTTACCGGTCGGTGGCTTTGCGCTAGAATTAGGGGTTGTGGCCCAGGCCACTCGATAGGAGTCTTTTCACGATGTGCAAACCTGCCGTACGCGCGCTCGTCATCGCTGGTGTCCTCCTCGGGTACGCTGCCGCTCTGAAAGCTTCCGCGCGTTCCATGACGGTGGAGAGTCTCGAAGAAGGTCGCGAGCCCATGATCGACGGTCTGGTGGTCGAGGACGTATGGCTCGAGGTCGAGCCGTACACGGGTTTCACTCAGCAAAACCCGATCGAGGGCGCTCCGGCAACCGAGAAGACCGACGTGCGGGTCCTCCTCGGACGCACCACGCTGTACATCGGAATCATCGCTTTCGACTCCGAGCCCGACAAGATACTGGTCACCGAGAGCCGCAGGGACGGAGACCTGAACGAGACCGACTCGCTTCAGATCGTTCTCGACACATTCAACGACAACCAGAACGCGTTTCTGTTCGGAACCAATCCCGCGGGCCTCGAGTACGATGGCCAAGTGGCGGCGGAGGGTCAAACGGGAGGGTTTTCGATGGGGGCGGGTGGAGGTGGCTCCCAGCGCGGCGGCGTCAGCGGGTTCAACGCCAACTGGGACGGCGACTGGTCGGTGCGCTCGGCCATTACCGATCGGGGCTGGGAGACCGAGATGGCCATCCCCCTGAAAACGCTCCGCTACGATCCGGGAGAGAACAGGGTCTGGGGATTCAACGTGACCCGCAACATTCGGAGGAAAAACGAGCAGGTCTACCTGAGTCCCATTCCCCGAGGCTACAACGTGCATCGCGTCTCTCTCGCCGCGAAGCTCGAAGGATTGGATTTGCCGGGGCGACGCGACGTGAAGGTCACCCCTTATGGTGCGGGCCGAACCGACGAAGACAACCTGGCGCTGACCGACCAGCGGAAGAACCAGTTCGATTTGGGCGTCGACGTGAAATGGGGGGTGACGCCGAACTTGACCGCCGACTTCACCGTCAATACCGATTTCGCTCAAGTGGAGTCGGACGAGCAGCAGGTGAACTTGACGCGATTCCCCTTGTTCTTTCCCGAGAAGCGTCCGTTCTTTCTGGAGAACGCGCAGACCTTCCAGTTCGGTGCTCCCCAGGAGGTCGACCTTTTCTTCTCGCGTCGGATCGGGCTTTCTTCATCGGGACTTCCCATCCCCATCCTCGCAGGCGCCCGGATGAGTGGGAAGGTGGGCGGCTACAACATCGGCATCCTGGATATGCAGACCGACGAAGACTTCAACGACCGGACGGGCGCCTTGCTGGCGCCGGCAGAGAACTTCGCGGTCGTTCGCGTGCAGCGCGAGGTGGGGCGCTCCAACTTCGGCGGGATCTTCGTCAACCGACAGGCGACCAGCAGTCCCGAAGGCCGTTATCTGGAGTACAACCGAGCTTATGGTGTGGATGCGAATCTTCAGGTCACCGAGAACGCCAAGTTGTACAGCTTCGTCGCCGGCTCGACCACCCCCGGGGAGGGCTCCGATTACACGTACCGCAGCCTTCTCAACTACGCAACAACGTGGTGGAACGGTCATGTCGGCTACACCGAAGTGGGTGAACACTTCAACGCCGCCACCGGTTTCGTGCCTCGCCGGGGTTTTCGGAAGCCGCAGGTTCGCTACTTCCTCGATTACCAGCCGAAGAAATATCCCTGGATTCGCAGATTTTCACCCCATGTCACCTGGAACGCGTACTGGGGCTTCGACGGTCTGGTCCAGACCTCGCGGGGACACTATCATTTCTTCGAGATCCAACCTCAGTCGGGAGGAAGGTTCGGGGCCCGCCTCGACCGCGATCAGGATCGCCCGACGGAAGACTTCGTCATCTACAACGGCGCCGACGGCACACGAGTCGTCGTTCCACCGGGCTTCTACACCTGGAACCAGTGGTCTTTCGAGTACTACGGCAACCCCAGCGCCACGCTCTATCCTGGAGCCGTATACACGTTCGGCGACTTCTACGATGGAAAGCTCAAACGGTTCGATCTCACCGCGAACCTGAAGCTCGGGGCCAAGCTCCAGGGCAGTGTGGGATGGCGGAGGGACGACGTCGACCTTCCCGGCGGAGACTTCGTTTCCGACCTCGTGCCCGTCAAAGTCAACTACTCCTTTACTCCACTTACCAGTCTTTCGGCACTGATCCAGTACAACAGTCAGACGGCGGATATTTCGTCCAACATCCGTTTCGCCCTTCTCAGCCGCAGTGGAACCGGCCTGTTCATCGTCTACAACGACCAGAGGAATACCGCCGACTTCAGCCGCATCGACGAAGATACCGGCGCCATCTACCCAACCGTCATCGGCAGGTCGTTCATCGTGAAGTACACCTACCTCTTCGACTTCTAGTCCACATAAGCGAGGTGTGACATGCGTGCTGTCCTGATCGCTGTCGTTTTCCTGGCGACGTCGTGGACGTCATCCGCCGCGGGCCTCCCCACCCCGGCGGAGTTCGCGGGCTTTCCCATCGGCTCCGACGGGAGTCTCGTGAAGTGGGACCGGATCGTCGAGTATTTCCGGCTCGCCGACGAGTCGAGCGATCGCATCCTGAGCCAGGAGATCGGGAAGACGACCCTCGGCAAGCCTTTCCTCCTCGTGACGGTGAGCTCCCCTTCGAACCTC carries:
- a CDS encoding DUF5916 domain-containing protein yields the protein MCKPAVRALVIAGVLLGYAAALKASARSMTVESLEEGREPMIDGLVVEDVWLEVEPYTGFTQQNPIEGAPATEKTDVRVLLGRTTLYIGIIAFDSEPDKILVTESRRDGDLNETDSLQIVLDTFNDNQNAFLFGTNPAGLEYDGQVAAEGQTGGFSMGAGGGGSQRGGVSGFNANWDGDWSVRSAITDRGWETEMAIPLKTLRYDPGENRVWGFNVTRNIRRKNEQVYLSPIPRGYNVHRVSLAAKLEGLDLPGRRDVKVTPYGAGRTDEDNLALTDQRKNQFDLGVDVKWGVTPNLTADFTVNTDFAQVESDEQQVNLTRFPLFFPEKRPFFLENAQTFQFGAPQEVDLFFSRRIGLSSSGLPIPILAGARMSGKVGGYNIGILDMQTDEDFNDRTGALLAPAENFAVVRVQREVGRSNFGGIFVNRQATSSPEGRYLEYNRAYGVDANLQVTENAKLYSFVAGSTTPGEGSDYTYRSLLNYATTWWNGHVGYTEVGEHFNAATGFVPRRGFRKPQVRYFLDYQPKKYPWIRRFSPHVTWNAYWGFDGLVQTSRGHYHFFEIQPQSGGRFGARLDRDQDRPTEDFVIYNGADGTRVVVPPGFYTWNQWSFEYYGNPSATLYPGAVYTFGDFYDGKLKRFDLTANLKLGAKLQGSVGWRRDDVDLPGGDFVSDLVPVKVNYSFTPLTSLSALIQYNSQTADISSNIRFALLSRSGTGLFIVYNDQRNTADFSRIDEDTGAIYPTVIGRSFIVKYTYLFDF